A stretch of the Erinaceus europaeus chromosome 23, mEriEur2.1, whole genome shotgun sequence genome encodes the following:
- the CD70 gene encoding CD70 antigen → MQLLRSAVGTMAEEASPGCPLPRLSWARATAWGLGLCILVAITISLTCHQQPQEAPVKDIAELQLNHTAPRKDPRLHWQGDPALGRSFLHGLQLENGQLQVRRDGVYQLHIQVTLANCSSSPRTAGTPGATLNVGVCSPAPRGISLLRLRFDNGCTVASQRLVPLTLGDTLCTNLTLSLLPSPNADETFWGVRWVCPLPLHLPA, encoded by the exons ATGCAGCTGCTTCGAAGTGCAGTGGGCACCATGGCGGAGGAGGCCTCCCCTGGCTGCCCCCTGCCCCGCCTGTCCTGGGCTCGGGCCACTGCGTGGGGCCTGGGCCTCTGCATCCTGGTCGCCATCACCATCAGCCTGACCTGCCACCAGCAGCCCCAGGAGGCCCCGGTG aaggaCATAGCTGAGCTCCAACTAAATCACACAG CACCCCGGAAAGACCCCAGGCTGCACTGGCAGGGGGACCCTGCCTTGGGACGCTCCTTTCTGCACGGGCTTCAGCTGGAGAATGGGCAGCTGCAGGTCAGAAGAGATGGAGTCTACCAGCTGCATATCCAGGTGACACTGGCCAACTGTTCCTCTTCCCCCCGGACTGCCGGAACCCCAGGGGCCACCCTGAATGTGGGGGTCTGCTCCCCGGCCCCCCGGGGCATCAGCCTGCTGCGTCTCCGTTTTGACAACGGCTGCACCGTGGCCTCCCAGCGTCTGGTGCCCTTGACTTTGGGAGACACTCTGTGCACTAACCTCACCCTGTCGCTGCTGCCCTCCCCCAACGCCGATGAGACTTTTTGGGGGGTTCGGTGGGTGTGCCCCTTACCACTGCACCTCCCAGCCTAG